CACAACGTCGGTGAAGCCGAGGGCGTTCAGCTGCCGCGTGATTTCGTAGCCGTAGGTTTCTTTGTGGCTGATAATTTCAAGGACACAGCCCTCAAGCACGCCTTTAAGCATTTCCGTCAGGTTTTCCAGCATAATCACCTCCCTGCTATTCTGTATGACTGGTATGAAGTATTACTTACTACTACTACATAGTAACACGCAGTAGCGGCTTTGTCAACTGCATTTGCTTTGATAATAAAACGGAGCTGTTCCATTTTATACTGGATGTAGCCATCGGCCGAGCGTAATATGTAGGAAAGGCGGATTAAAGGGGAGTCAGGGCATGCTTACAAAATTTTTTATTAAAAACTTCATGACCTTTATTATTGCGGTCTCCATTCCTGTGTTGATTTTCAGCTTGATGGTGATGAACGTATTTCAAGCTTCGTTAAAAGAAGAAATAGACACCAATACGCATAAAGCGTTAAATACGTCCAAGGAGACGATCGAGCTCATTTTCTCAGATATGAACAGTATGAAAATACTGATTGACTACAACCCTCAAATAAGCTTGCCTTTATTGAGGGTTTTAAGCACGGATGTAGTGACCCATGAGGATACGACGGCGCTGAAGCTCATCCGGCCTTCACTCAAATCGTCCAGCTATTCGAGAATGTATATCAACTCGATCTACGTTAAAGTGGGCGACAGCAAATACTTTTTGGCGAACGGGGATAAGGAATCGATCACTGACTATTATGACACCGCCTGGTATGACAGCTTTAAGAAGCAAAGCAGGGATACGATGCTGTGGACGGAAAAGCGGCGGATCAGCGATCTGGACGTGGTCAGCATCTACCAACGAACCAAGCTGGACGGTGTCATTGTCATCAATGTGCGGCAGGAGTACTTCAATAAAATGCTGGACTCCATAACGACATACGATGACCAATATATGGCGGTGCTGAACGAGAAGGGGGAGCTGCTGTTTTCGAATAAAGATATGGAGCAGCTGCTGGAACGGGGGGACGGCGGGGACCAGGCCGGCGAAACTGCACGTTTCGCCGATTTGCTCCGAAGCGACCGATACCGCGTAGTGGAAATGTCCTCGGAGCATTATAGTTTCAAATATGTTTCCGTCATTCCGACCATCACGATCTACAGCTCGGCGATCCTGATCATTAAGCTGACACTGTATTCGGCGATTGTCTCGCTCCTGATCAGTTCACTGCTGGCTTATTATTTTTCCATCCGCAATTACAGGCAAATCGCGAGAATATTGAAGATTTTCAAGCTGGCCAAAGCGGGCATGACGCTGCCGAACGTCGTAGAGAAGAAGAAAAACGACGTTTATTCGCTGATTCTGAACGATACGATCAATTCCTTCGTCAATCAGAGCCATATGAATCTGCAATTGTCCGAAAGGAAGTACCGGCAGGTACTGGCCGAGCTGACGGCGCTCCAATACCAGATCAATCCTCATTTTCTGTTCAATACGCTGCAATCGATCAATTTTGAGGTGTTGAATGTGACTCAGAGGCCTACCTTCGCTAACACGATGATCGAGCAATTGTCCGAGATTCTCCGTTATTCGCTCGACAGTCCGATTCAAATGGTAACCATCCGGGAAGAAATCGAGATCACCAAGAAATATATCGACATCCAGCGCTATCGCTTCGACAACACGTTCAAGGTTACCTGGACGTATGAGCAGGACGTACTGGAATGCAGCACGATCCGGCTTTTGCTGCAGCCAATTATTGAGAATTCCGTCCATTACGGAGTATGTAAGGAAGGCGGCTGCTGCCATATTACGATCCAAAGGGACGGCGATGACATCGAGTTTGAGATTACGGACAACGGACCCGGCATGTCGGAGCAGCGGCTTGACGAGGTGGTTGCTTCGCTTGAGTCCGAACCCGACTATGGCATCTCCGAGCATATCGGCCTGCGGAATATCAGTTCACGATTAAGATTAAAATACGGCGACGAGTACAAGCTGTCCATCCGGAGCGCCCCGGGCGAAGGAGTAACCGTCACGTTTAGAATAAAGGGCTAGAAAGACCGCTGCTCGTCAGAATCGTAAGTAATGATACCTCTTCATAAGTCCGGTACATACAAACGAATTGGTGCAAAATGCTATAATGAAGCCGAAGAATCCGCTTACATTCCGCCGGCGGAATGATAAAATCAATCTGCAGGGAGGTTTCGTTTCTTTGGCTAAACTAAACACCAAGTACATAGGGCTGCTCTTCATTTCGCCCTGGCTGATCGGGTTTTTGTCTTTCCAGCTGTATCCGCTCGTTGCTTCTTTTGCATACTCGTTTACCGATTACAGCGTTCTCCGGTCGGCGAAATTCGTTATGTTTGACAATTACATCCGAATGTTTATGATCGATAAAGATTTTTTACATTCGCTTAAGGTCACTTTTTCCTACGCGCTGATGGCGGTGCCGGGAAAACTTATCTTCGCTCTCATCGTCGCTTTGCTGCTTAATATCAAAATTAAGGGGATGAGCTTTTACCGGACGCTGTTTTACTTGCCTTCCATTCTCGGAGGCAGCGTCGCGTTGTCCGCACTTTGGCGGCTTATGTTCATGAAGGACGGTATCGTCAACAATATGCTCAAAGGCGTCGGCATTCCTACGCCCGACTGGCTGGGAGATCCGCATATTGCGCTGTTCACCATCAGCTCGCTGGAGGTATGGCAGTTCGGATCGTCGATGGTGCTGTTCCTGGCGGCATTAAAGCAAATTCCGCAGGAGCTGTATGAAGCGGCCAAGGTAGACGGAGCTTCGTGGGGGTCAGGTTTCTTCAAAATTACGATTCCGCTTATTACGCCTATTATTTTCTTCAATTTGATCATGCAAACGCTCCATGCTTTGCAAGCGTTTACGTCCGCATTCGTCATCACGGGCGGAGGACCGCTCAAGTCGACCTATCTGGTAGGGATGAAGCTGTACAACGAAGGCTTCAACAATTTTAAGATGGGCTATGCTTCGGCCATTTCATGGGTATTGTTCGCCATCATTTTGCTGATTACCCTCTTGATCTTTAAATCTTCCGACGCTTGGGTACATTATAACGATAAGGAGGAGGGCGCACGATGAAAGGAAGAGCCGTCACCGGGTGGGTTAGTCATGCCGTCCTTGTTTTCGGCAGTCTGGTCATGATCTACCCTCTCTTGTGGATGCTATTTGCAACCTTCAAGCAAAATGCCGAAATTTTCGGCTCCAGCAACATTTTGCCGGAGAAGTTTCCTTTCGATAACCCGTTTGCCGCTTATAAAGCGGGGTGGAACGGGCTTACGGAAATCGGGTTCAGCGATTTTTATTGGAACACGATTGTGATGACGGTGCCTACGGTTCTGTTTACGATCATCTCTTGTTCGCTCGTTGCCTACGGCTTTGCAAGATTTAGCTTTCCGTCCAAAAAGCTGTGGTTCGCCGTCATGCTGTCGACCTTGATGCTGCCTAATGCGGTCATTGTCATCCCCCGTTATCTGCTGTTCAATAAGCTCGGCTGGCTGAACACATACTTGCCCTTTATTGTTCCGGCACTGTTCGCCTGCTTTCCGTTCTTCATCTTCATGCTCGTACAATTCATCAGAGGGATTCCGCGTGAGCTGGATGAATCCGCCAAGATGGACGGCTGCACAGCCGGAGGCATACTGTTCAAAGTGCTTTTGCCTGTCATGAAGCCGGCACTTTTCTCGGCGGGGCTGTTTCAGTTTATGTGGACGTGGAACGAATTTTTCGATGTATTGATCTATGTCAACAGTGTGGAAAAATATCCGCTCGCGCTAGGCTTGCGTATTTCGATGGATACCGCGTCAGACGTGCAGTGGAATGTGGTTATGGCCATGGGTCTGCTTTCCGTGCTGCCGCTTGTGCTGATCTTCTTCTTCGCGCAAAGATATTTCGTCGAAGGGATCGCGACCACAGGGCTCAAAGGCTAACTATATCCGGTGCAAGGAGGTCGGCATGATGTACAAGTTAATTATCGTGGACGACGAGTCGAAAATCAGATCGGGGCTGGAGAAGCATTACCCTTGGGCGGAATTGGGGTTTGAAGTCGTAGGAAGCTTCCCGAACGGTCAGGTGGCTTTGGATTATTTACACGATCATCCTGTCGATGTTGTTCTCTCCGATGTCCGAATGCCGGTGCTCACGGGAACGGAGCTGGCTCAGTGCATTCGTGAGCAGCGATTAAGCCCGCTCGTTGTCTTCCTGAGCGGTTATGCCGATTTTGAATATGCCCGGCAAGCGCTCGTTCACGGCGTTCGAAATTATATATTGAAGCCGGTCAAATTCGACGAAATCGTATCCGTTTTCTCCTTGATCAAGCAGGAGCTGATGGAACGAAGCAAGCCGGAAGCAGCCCGGCGTACGGATCATTCCGCCGATGCGTTCGGCGGATATTACGATAAAATTATTGACATCGTGGAATCTTACGTGGCTGTGCATTTAAAGGACGCTTCGCTTGAAGGAGCCGCCCAGCAGGTCAATATGAGCCCGAATTATTTGTCGAAAATATTCAAAGAAAAGACCGGCAAAAACTTCTCCGATTACTTGTTCGAGATGAAGATGATCAAGTCCAAGGAACTGATGGCCGATATCAACCTCAAAATTTACCACATTTCTTCGGAGATCGGCTACAACAATCCGAAAAATTTTTCCAGAGCGTTTAAGCAATACCACGGCATTTCTCCGCGGGAGTACAGGTGAATTTGCGCCTTAAAAAGGGGTAGAAACTGATACCTTTTCATAAGATGAGCGCCTGTTTATTCGGAAAAAGGGATGCTATTCTTTGAAAAGAAAGCGCTTTATATTCGAGGCAACACAAAGGAGGTCGGCATGCGAGAGGCTATGATCCCAGACATGAGAACGGTCGGACTCGTCGAGCTGGAGAGGTTCATTCATGATGCGGTTGCGGCATGCGGAGTACCTGAGGAGGACTGCGCGAAAGCCGTTGACGTGTTTATGCGGGCGACGCTGCGGGGAGTGGGGCATCACGATATTTACGATTTGCCGTCCCGGATTTCGCGGCTGCTCAGCGGTGAAATTAATGCGAAGCCGCAGTATAAGCAGCTCAGCGCGTTTAAGACGATGGAAGCATGGGACGTCGATCGCGGGCTCGGCGAGGTTGTATGCTGCTTTGCCATGGAGCGGGCGAAAAGGCTGGCTGACGAGTATGGCATCGGCATGTGCATTATCCGGAATTCCAATCACTTTCTTGCGGCGGCTCCTTATGTCGAGCGTGCTGCTGAGGAAGGCTACATTTCCCTGCTGCTGTGCAAGGGCGGCATGAACATGGGAACGATAGGACGCACAGAAAACTGCATGGGCTCGCTTCCGCTCGGCTTCGGCTTTAGCGCAGGCTCCGATGCTCCTCCTGTTGTATTCGACGCTTGCCTCGCCTACGCATCGCATGGGGAACTTCGCGCACGTGCGGCCAAAGGTATTCCGATCGAGCCTTGGTGGGGCGTCGATACGGACGGACAGCCGACGACGGATCCGGCTAAAGTGCTGGAGGGTACGAGAATGCCCATCGGCGGACACAAAGGGTATGCGCTCTCGATGCTGGGAGAAGTGTTAAGCGGCGTGTTTACCGGCGGTTGGATTATGGATCAGGCACCGGACGAAGACGCTGTGGACAATCATTGGGGGCATACGGCGCTCGTGATTAAGCCGGATACGATGCTCGATATGGCCAAGTTTAAGCAGCGGACGTCGACTTTACTTGACCGCGCCGACAAGCTTGCACCCGGTGTGCATATCCCGGGGCACGGCTCCTACCGAAGAAAAGCAGGTATGTTAAGCAAAGGAACGATCGATTTGGAAAGCGGTCTGGTGGAGAAATTAGCGGAAGCGGCCGCCAGGCTGGGAATTGCACCGCTCATCAATGACAGATCTTAAGGGGGAAAATTCCATGATATCGAAAAGAAAGATTACCTTATTGTCATGTGTTTTGTCGCTGGCGGTTGCGTCGGGATGCGCCGGATCCGGTTCCGGTTCTGGCGGCGCTAAAGATGCGAGGAAAAGCGAAGCGGCTCAACCGGCGGCATCGTCAGCTTCGAAAGAAAATGTTACGCTCCGCTTTTCCTGGTGGGGGAACGAGGTTCGCCATAAAGCAACGATAGACGTGATCAACTTGTACATGAAGAAGAACCCGAACGTCACCATTAAGGCGGAATATCGCGGCAAGTCTGAACGGGAGTTGATCGCTACCGGTCTTGCCGGCGGCAGTATTGCCGACATCGTGCAGCTGAACCCGCCGTGGATGGAGGATTTTACAAGAAACTCCGACTTTTTCGTCGATTTCAACACGAAGAAAAATCTGATCGATTTGTCCGGCATTGACCCGCAATTTTTGAAAGAAAACGGTGTATTTAACAACAAGCTGGTCGGACTTCCGATGGGCGTCAACGCGACGATCGGGATCATGAATAAAACGGTGGCTGACAAGTTCGGCATCCCATCCTCGCTCGATACCAAATGGACATGGGACGACTTCTACAAATACGGGAAAACGGTTAATCAGAAGGACCCCGAATCGTATATGCTGAACATGGATATCGGCAGTATGGTTGAGTTTGTCCTCAAGCGTTACATTGTGCAAAAGACGGGCAAACATATGATCGGCGACGATTACTCGCTGGGCTTTACAAGAGACGATCTGGCGGAAGCGTTGACCTACATCAACAAGCTGTATACGGATAAAGTCGCGATTCCGGCATCCGATGCACAGGTGTTTAACGATGCCGCACAGACGAATCCGAAGTGGATCAACGGCAAGGCGGTTATGGTGTTCTCCTGGACATCGACCGTATCGCCTTATACAAACGGGGTTAAAGGCGAATTCGTACCGATCGCTCTACCGGTCCGCGAAGGCGCTAAGAACACGGCTTTGATCGTCAAACCGCCGCAAGTGGTTGCAGTCTCCAATAGGAGCAAACATATCGACGAAGCGGTGAAATTCGTTAACTTCTTCTTGAACGATATTGAAGCAAATAAAATTTTGAAGGACACCCGTTCCATTTCCGCCGTTAAGCCTGTAGCTGACGCTGTAGGCGCCGATAAGCTGTACGATCCTGTCGTATTGAAGGGCCATGAATACGGCATGAAAAATATGGGCCTCGGCGATAACGGACCTACGACAAACGGCGAGATTATTGAAGTATTGGAAAATGCGGTTGAGATCGTAGCGTATCCGAACGCCAATATCAATAAAGTGACGGATGACTCGATGAAGCTGATCAATGATATCGTGAAAACAATGAAAAAATGATTGAATGATCGTCGCCATAGGGTCAAGGGCAGCCTTGGCCCGGGCTGCTTTCGAGCAAGAGTACATCAACCATGTGCAGCGGGAGGTTTCTGAGGATGAGAGTACCTTTTGAACAGTTGTATGGGGAACTCCGAAGGGTGCTGTTGAAGGAAGGCTTTACCGAAGACAGAGCGGAGCTTTCCGCAAGATTATTTGCCGAGGCCAGCAGGGACGGGTTTTATACTCATGGGCTCAACCGTTTTCCGACCTATCTTGAATACATTCGCAAAGGCTTTATCGATATCCATGCGGTTCCGGAAAAAGTCGAGGGTATGGGAGCTGTGGAGCGGTGGGATGGACGCAGAGGCCCGGGCAATATCAATGCCTATCTGAGCATGAGACGTGCGATCGAGCTTTCGCGTACGTACGGTATGGGCTGTGTCGCCATCAAAAACACGAACCATTGGATGAGAGCGGGCAGCTATGGCTGGCAGGCAGCGGAGGCGGGCTGTATCGGCATATGCTGGACGAATACGCTGCCGAACCTGGTGCCTTGGGGAGCGGAAGAACGCAAGATCGGCAACAACCCGATTGTGCTGGCTGTGCCGCGGGAAGAAGGACCGGTTATTCTCGATATTGCGATGTCTCAATTTTCATATGGTAATCTGAACGCTTATTCGTCACGTGGGGAAGCGCTGCCGGTTGCGGGCGGGTATGACGGGGAAGGCCGGTTGACGAACGACCCGGATCAAATATTGGCAAGCGGGAAGCTGCTGCCGATCGGCTATTGGAAGGGCTCGGGGCTTTCCATCTTGCTGGATCTTATTGCCATGATGCTGTCCGGTGGACGCTCTACATATGAGGTCGGCTTGGACGAGGGCGAGCAGGCGGTTTCACAAGTGTTTTTGGCGTTTGACACGACGGCGCTTTCGGACCGGAACATGCTGAAGGAGAAGCTTGAGCATGTTATCGACGATCTTCATCGCTCCATGCCGGCTCAAGGAC
The window above is part of the Paenibacillus hamazuiensis genome. Proteins encoded here:
- a CDS encoding ABC transporter substrate-binding protein — translated: MISKRKITLLSCVLSLAVASGCAGSGSGSGGAKDARKSEAAQPAASSASKENVTLRFSWWGNEVRHKATIDVINLYMKKNPNVTIKAEYRGKSERELIATGLAGGSIADIVQLNPPWMEDFTRNSDFFVDFNTKKNLIDLSGIDPQFLKENGVFNNKLVGLPMGVNATIGIMNKTVADKFGIPSSLDTKWTWDDFYKYGKTVNQKDPESYMLNMDIGSMVEFVLKRYIVQKTGKHMIGDDYSLGFTRDDLAEALTYINKLYTDKVAIPASDAQVFNDAAQTNPKWINGKAVMVFSWTSTVSPYTNGVKGEFVPIALPVREGAKNTALIVKPPQVVAVSNRSKHIDEAVKFVNFFLNDIEANKILKDTRSISAVKPVADAVGADKLYDPVVLKGHEYGMKNMGLGDNGPTTNGEIIEVLENAVEIVAYPNANINKVTDDSMKLINDIVKTMKK
- a CDS encoding carbohydrate ABC transporter permease; amino-acid sequence: MAKLNTKYIGLLFISPWLIGFLSFQLYPLVASFAYSFTDYSVLRSAKFVMFDNYIRMFMIDKDFLHSLKVTFSYALMAVPGKLIFALIVALLLNIKIKGMSFYRTLFYLPSILGGSVALSALWRLMFMKDGIVNNMLKGVGIPTPDWLGDPHIALFTISSLEVWQFGSSMVLFLAALKQIPQELYEAAKVDGASWGSGFFKITIPLITPIIFFNLIMQTLHALQAFTSAFVITGGGPLKSTYLVGMKLYNEGFNNFKMGYASAISWVLFAIILLITLLIFKSSDAWVHYNDKEEGAR
- the yiaK gene encoding 3-dehydro-L-gulonate 2-dehydrogenase; protein product: MRVPFEQLYGELRRVLLKEGFTEDRAELSARLFAEASRDGFYTHGLNRFPTYLEYIRKGFIDIHAVPEKVEGMGAVERWDGRRGPGNINAYLSMRRAIELSRTYGMGCVAIKNTNHWMRAGSYGWQAAEAGCIGICWTNTLPNLVPWGAEERKIGNNPIVLAVPREEGPVILDIAMSQFSYGNLNAYSSRGEALPVAGGYDGEGRLTNDPDQILASGKLLPIGYWKGSGLSILLDLIAMMLSGGRSTYEVGLDEGEQAVSQVFLAFDTTALSDRNMLKEKLEHVIDDLHRSMPAQGHRDVRYPGEDTLRRRDDHMRNGIPVDPQIWQTVLDA
- a CDS encoding cache domain-containing sensor histidine kinase codes for the protein MLTKFFIKNFMTFIIAVSIPVLIFSLMVMNVFQASLKEEIDTNTHKALNTSKETIELIFSDMNSMKILIDYNPQISLPLLRVLSTDVVTHEDTTALKLIRPSLKSSSYSRMYINSIYVKVGDSKYFLANGDKESITDYYDTAWYDSFKKQSRDTMLWTEKRRISDLDVVSIYQRTKLDGVIVINVRQEYFNKMLDSITTYDDQYMAVLNEKGELLFSNKDMEQLLERGDGGDQAGETARFADLLRSDRYRVVEMSSEHYSFKYVSVIPTITIYSSAILIIKLTLYSAIVSLLISSLLAYYFSIRNYRQIARILKIFKLAKAGMTLPNVVEKKKNDVYSLILNDTINSFVNQSHMNLQLSERKYRQVLAELTALQYQINPHFLFNTLQSINFEVLNVTQRPTFANTMIEQLSEILRYSLDSPIQMVTIREEIEITKKYIDIQRYRFDNTFKVTWTYEQDVLECSTIRLLLQPIIENSVHYGVCKEGGCCHITIQRDGDDIEFEITDNGPGMSEQRLDEVVASLESEPDYGISEHIGLRNISSRLRLKYGDEYKLSIRSAPGEGVTVTFRIKG
- a CDS encoding Ldh family oxidoreductase, producing MREAMIPDMRTVGLVELERFIHDAVAACGVPEEDCAKAVDVFMRATLRGVGHHDIYDLPSRISRLLSGEINAKPQYKQLSAFKTMEAWDVDRGLGEVVCCFAMERAKRLADEYGIGMCIIRNSNHFLAAAPYVERAAEEGYISLLLCKGGMNMGTIGRTENCMGSLPLGFGFSAGSDAPPVVFDACLAYASHGELRARAAKGIPIEPWWGVDTDGQPTTDPAKVLEGTRMPIGGHKGYALSMLGEVLSGVFTGGWIMDQAPDEDAVDNHWGHTALVIKPDTMLDMAKFKQRTSTLLDRADKLAPGVHIPGHGSYRRKAGMLSKGTIDLESGLVEKLAEAAARLGIAPLINDRS
- a CDS encoding response regulator transcription factor, which codes for MMYKLIIVDDESKIRSGLEKHYPWAELGFEVVGSFPNGQVALDYLHDHPVDVVLSDVRMPVLTGTELAQCIREQRLSPLVVFLSGYADFEYARQALVHGVRNYILKPVKFDEIVSVFSLIKQELMERSKPEAARRTDHSADAFGGYYDKIIDIVESYVAVHLKDASLEGAAQQVNMSPNYLSKIFKEKTGKNFSDYLFEMKMIKSKELMADINLKIYHISSEIGYNNPKNFSRAFKQYHGISPREYR
- a CDS encoding carbohydrate ABC transporter permease: MKGRAVTGWVSHAVLVFGSLVMIYPLLWMLFATFKQNAEIFGSSNILPEKFPFDNPFAAYKAGWNGLTEIGFSDFYWNTIVMTVPTVLFTIISCSLVAYGFARFSFPSKKLWFAVMLSTLMLPNAVIVIPRYLLFNKLGWLNTYLPFIVPALFACFPFFIFMLVQFIRGIPRELDESAKMDGCTAGGILFKVLLPVMKPALFSAGLFQFMWTWNEFFDVLIYVNSVEKYPLALGLRISMDTASDVQWNVVMAMGLLSVLPLVLIFFFAQRYFVEGIATTGLKG